From Actinoplanes oblitus, a single genomic window includes:
- a CDS encoding poly(ethylene terephthalate) hydrolase family protein, protein MPRSSAGRLVACLVIAVLAVAVTVTAILTPRSAYAADNPYQRGPDPTVASVAATRGTFATAQLTVPAGNGFGGGYIYYPTDTSHGTWGAVAIVPGYSALFANEEAWMGPWLASFGFVVIGVETITRSDGADARATQLLAALDYLTQRSAVRDRVDATRLAVMGHSAGGAGTILAAERRPSLKAAVGLAPGTPGSLSMATDRVPTMVIGGQTDPTVTPAYLNNLYAGLPAATPGDFVQIAGADHLFFTRGNNTEMKVLIPWLKIFLDNDTRYTPFLCPAPADPSGISLYRGKCPYLPPGTTSPSPSPSSVSPSTPATGCTASYRTAGWWPGGFQGEVTVTAAGAAISGWAVSWTPGSGQAITQVWNGTLTTSGSAVTVRNASYSGSVPAGGSVTFGFLATGTPSVPALTCAG, encoded by the coding sequence ATGCCCCGATCTTCCGCCGGCCGGCTCGTCGCCTGCCTCGTGATCGCCGTGCTGGCCGTCGCGGTGACCGTCACCGCGATCCTGACCCCCCGGTCCGCGTACGCCGCCGACAACCCCTATCAGCGCGGGCCCGACCCGACCGTGGCCAGCGTGGCCGCCACCCGCGGCACCTTCGCCACCGCGCAACTGACCGTGCCGGCCGGCAACGGATTCGGCGGGGGATACATCTACTACCCGACCGACACCAGCCACGGCACCTGGGGCGCGGTGGCGATCGTGCCCGGCTACTCGGCGTTGTTCGCCAACGAGGAGGCGTGGATGGGGCCGTGGCTGGCCTCGTTCGGGTTCGTGGTCATCGGCGTCGAGACCATCACCCGCTCGGACGGCGCCGACGCCCGCGCCACCCAACTGCTGGCCGCGCTGGACTACCTGACGCAGCGCAGCGCCGTCCGTGACCGGGTCGATGCCACCCGGCTGGCGGTGATGGGCCACTCGGCCGGTGGGGCCGGAACGATCCTCGCCGCCGAGCGACGTCCCTCGCTGAAGGCCGCCGTCGGGCTCGCACCGGGCACGCCGGGCAGTCTCAGCATGGCCACCGACCGGGTACCCACGATGGTCATCGGTGGACAGACCGACCCGACCGTGACCCCGGCCTACCTGAACAACCTGTACGCCGGCCTGCCCGCGGCGACACCCGGCGACTTCGTGCAGATCGCCGGCGCCGACCACCTGTTCTTCACCCGGGGGAACAACACGGAGATGAAAGTCCTGATCCCGTGGCTGAAGATCTTCCTGGACAACGACACCCGGTACACCCCGTTCCTGTGCCCGGCGCCGGCCGACCCGAGCGGCATCTCGCTGTACCGCGGCAAATGCCCCTACCTGCCGCCCGGCACGACGTCGCCGTCGCCGTCGCCGTCGTCCGTGAGTCCGTCCACCCCGGCCACCGGATGCACGGCCAGTTACCGGACGGCCGGCTGGTGGCCAGGCGGATTCCAGGGTGAGGTCACCGTCACCGCGGCCGGCGCGGCCATCAGCGGATGGGCCGTGAGCTGGACGCCAGGCAGCGGCCAGGCAATCACCCAGGTGTGGAACGGCACGCTGACCACGAGCGGCTCGGCGGTGACCGTCCGCAACGCCTCGTACAGCGGTTCGGTGCCGGCCGGCGGCTCGGTCACCTTCGGGTTCCTGGCCACCGGCACCCCGTCCGTCCCGGCACTCACCTGCGCCGGCTGA
- a CDS encoding RICIN domain-containing protein, translated as MRRILLAALLGLAATVAVQEPARADTMQFHGVNWADQRDNFVNGVLYVSGLGSADTYSSASVVADRVVGQLYAVTGANTVRMPINEPTVASYWNTYTGAIDQALGKGKVILAYWATANGRPADAGAYDRMWDIVVSRYAGNSNAYFEVINEPYGYSTTDLNNFYNSWLARHPDVPRGRVILDGAGLAQNVAAVGQDSRLNSTLLAVHDYSFFAGYEDETSWANHIASSIGGYASRTVATEWGGPMSPGSKNGVSYGSIDYNIPSGSFFADYLRGVSSKLRELGVGGVYWPGLRDGDWYSLTQRTGSGANINLTLTNASGLNRLHYSWGIGTGGTTTVRIVNAATGRYADGLGRTTAGTDLAQGTDGTSPDQQWVVENSGTYVRIRNVHTGLYFDGMGRATNGSAAGQYSGSTSANQQWSVLTDANNVRLRNRATGLYLDGMGRTANGASAGQYGDSTSANQRWRIVAAG; from the coding sequence ATGCGCAGGATATTGCTCGCGGCCCTGCTCGGGCTCGCCGCAACCGTGGCGGTCCAGGAACCGGCGCGTGCCGACACCATGCAGTTCCACGGAGTCAACTGGGCCGACCAGCGGGACAATTTCGTCAACGGGGTGCTCTACGTGTCCGGCCTCGGTTCGGCTGACACGTACTCCTCCGCGTCCGTCGTCGCCGACCGCGTGGTCGGCCAACTGTACGCGGTCACGGGCGCCAACACCGTCCGCATGCCGATCAACGAGCCGACCGTCGCGTCGTACTGGAACACCTACACCGGCGCTATCGACCAGGCGCTCGGCAAGGGCAAGGTCATCCTGGCGTACTGGGCTACCGCGAATGGCCGGCCGGCCGACGCCGGCGCCTACGACCGTATGTGGGACATCGTCGTGTCCCGGTACGCCGGCAACAGCAACGCCTACTTCGAGGTCATCAACGAGCCGTACGGGTATTCCACGACGGATCTGAACAACTTCTACAACTCCTGGCTGGCCCGGCACCCCGACGTGCCCCGTGGCCGGGTGATCCTGGACGGCGCCGGGCTCGCCCAGAACGTCGCCGCGGTCGGCCAGGACAGCCGGTTGAACTCGACCCTGCTCGCCGTCCACGACTACTCGTTCTTCGCCGGGTACGAGGACGAGACGTCGTGGGCGAACCACATCGCGAGCTCCATCGGCGGGTACGCCTCGCGGACGGTGGCCACCGAGTGGGGCGGCCCGATGAGTCCCGGCAGCAAGAACGGCGTCTCCTACGGCAGCATCGACTACAACATCCCGAGCGGCTCGTTCTTCGCCGACTACCTCCGCGGGGTCAGCAGCAAGCTGCGCGAGCTCGGCGTCGGTGGGGTCTACTGGCCCGGCCTGCGCGACGGCGACTGGTACAGCCTGACCCAGCGCACCGGCAGCGGCGCCAACATCAACCTGACGCTGACCAACGCGTCCGGGCTGAACCGGCTGCACTATTCGTGGGGCATCGGCACCGGCGGCACCACTACGGTCCGCATCGTGAACGCCGCCACCGGCCGGTACGCCGACGGACTGGGCCGCACCACGGCCGGTACCGACCTCGCCCAGGGGACCGACGGCACGAGCCCGGACCAGCAATGGGTGGTCGAGAACTCCGGAACCTACGTCCGGATCAGGAACGTGCACACCGGCCTGTACTTCGACGGCATGGGCCGCGCCACCAACGGCAGCGCGGCCGGGCAGTACAGCGGCTCTACCAGCGCCAACCAGCAGTGGAGCGTACTCACCGACGCGAACAACGTGCGGCTGCGCAACCGGGCCACCGGGCTGTACCTGGACGGGATGGGGCGGACGGCGAACGGCGCGAGCGCCGGTCAGTACGGCGACTCCACGAGCGCCAACCAGCGCTGGCGCATCGTCGCCGCGGGATGA
- a CDS encoding SigE family RNA polymerase sigma factor, translating into MKIRRRRHTDETFIEFVATRSGRLIAHAELLCGHHEQARDIVQTVLIRAYRRWRHIEQDDPYGYLHRAVTNAVTDWWRTAHQRHEQPVDVVPDQPATPENTFEDRRELLAALGHLTHRERAVVALRYLDDCSERETADLLGVSLGTVKSTCSRALRKLRVTLADEEPPPHHTDANPITA; encoded by the coding sequence ATGAAGATCAGACGGCGCCGCCACACCGACGAGACGTTCATCGAGTTCGTGGCAACGCGCTCGGGTCGGCTGATCGCACACGCAGAGCTTCTCTGCGGCCATCATGAGCAGGCGCGCGACATCGTGCAAACCGTGTTGATCCGCGCTTACCGGCGTTGGCGGCACATCGAGCAAGACGACCCGTACGGCTATCTACACCGCGCGGTGACCAACGCGGTCACCGACTGGTGGCGCACCGCGCACCAGCGTCACGAACAACCAGTCGACGTGGTGCCCGACCAGCCGGCCACCCCCGAGAACACCTTCGAGGACCGCCGGGAGCTGCTCGCCGCCCTCGGTCACCTCACCCATCGGGAGCGCGCCGTCGTCGCGTTGCGCTACCTGGACGACTGCTCCGAACGGGAGACAGCCGACCTGCTCGGCGTCAGTCTCGGCACGGTGAAGTCCACCTGTTCACGAGCACTCCGCAAGCTACGAGTCACTCTCGCCGACGAGGAACCGCCTCCGCACCACACTGACGCCAACCCGATCACGGCCTGA
- a CDS encoding MFS transporter, producing the protein MNAVARVTTPVRPAVGTFFLVTGAVFATWATRVPAVQERLGLSVAGLTVALFGLTAGAVAGLPAAGVIVARWGSRRALLAATGVYLAALPLIGVAPTLPVLTGALALFAFANSTVDVAMNTQGLLIERAVGRPVLGRQHAMLSAGGIAGATVGALAAGAGIGPAAHFAATSAVLAGVCAVAAVALLPDAPARRAGRTRPATPSRLLWLLGLIAFCALLGEGVINDWGAVFLHDAGNAPSEVAAAGFAAFSAGMVVGRLATDPLRSRFPSHRLLAGCALVSATGAALAVAVPVPAAGLVAYALVGLGIAPVAPVAFSRAADDPMTTAGAVATVSAIGYLGFLAGPPLMGALITLTSLHAAMSILIVVTSAMGMLGRTLRNR; encoded by the coding sequence ATGAACGCGGTGGCCCGGGTCACGACGCCCGTACGCCCGGCGGTCGGCACCTTCTTCCTGGTCACCGGTGCGGTGTTCGCAACCTGGGCCACCCGGGTCCCGGCCGTGCAGGAGCGCTTGGGACTCTCGGTGGCCGGTCTCACCGTCGCCCTGTTCGGGCTCACCGCCGGTGCAGTGGCCGGCCTGCCCGCGGCCGGCGTGATCGTCGCCCGCTGGGGGAGCCGGCGCGCGCTGCTGGCCGCCACCGGCGTCTATCTCGCCGCGCTGCCCCTGATCGGGGTGGCACCGACCCTGCCCGTGCTGACCGGCGCGCTGGCGTTGTTCGCGTTCGCCAACAGCACGGTCGACGTCGCCATGAACACCCAGGGGCTGCTGATCGAGCGTGCCGTCGGCCGGCCCGTGCTCGGCCGTCAGCACGCCATGCTCAGCGCCGGCGGTATCGCCGGCGCCACGGTGGGAGCGCTGGCGGCCGGTGCCGGAATCGGCCCGGCAGCACACTTCGCCGCGACCTCCGCGGTGCTGGCCGGAGTGTGCGCGGTCGCGGCGGTCGCGCTGCTGCCCGATGCGCCGGCGCGACGAGCCGGGCGGACCCGGCCGGCCACGCCGTCCCGACTCCTCTGGCTGCTCGGCCTGATCGCCTTCTGCGCCCTGCTCGGCGAAGGCGTGATCAACGATTGGGGTGCGGTGTTCCTCCATGACGCCGGGAACGCCCCGAGCGAGGTGGCCGCGGCCGGCTTCGCCGCCTTCTCGGCGGGCATGGTGGTGGGGCGGCTGGCCACCGACCCGCTGCGGTCCCGGTTCCCCTCGCACCGGCTGTTGGCCGGCTGTGCCCTGGTCTCCGCCACCGGCGCCGCCCTCGCCGTCGCGGTGCCGGTCCCCGCGGCCGGCTTGGTCGCATACGCGCTGGTCGGCCTGGGAATCGCCCCCGTCGCACCGGTGGCGTTCAGCCGCGCCGCGGACGATCCGATGACCACGGCCGGCGCCGTCGCGACCGTCTCCGCGATCGGTTACCTGGGCTTCCTCGCCGGCCCGCCCCTGATGGGCGCCTTGATCACGCTGACCTCCCTGCACGCGGCGATGTCCATCCTGATCGTCGTGACCTCGGCGATGGGCATGCTGGGCCGCACTCTCCGCAACCGCTGA
- a CDS encoding DegT/DnrJ/EryC1/StrS family aminotransferase yields MLAVHGGTPVLAPGALAPWPHVVEEDRRAVLRAMDEAVPWHWPMTAVRELEQAWGEACDMPYVVAANSGTAALHMAVAAAGVGPGDEVLVPADTFLASASCVLQANAIPVFVDTDLATFAMDPARIEERITARTRAIIAVDLNGLPADYDALAEVARRHGLVLIEDAAQSHGATYRGRPAGGLGDLSGSSLNGSKCLSALGEGGLFATRDEYQWRLARRVMMFGEELDGQGRDYNARMMGWNYRIDVLAAAFAGSQLSRLGEMTRQRIANGAALTAALDGVPGIRPPVVPPDRTHVYFFYPLLVRPEDLGAADIPVPVFRDAVERAVRAEGLGIMRWQPQPVPAQTLFQEMRGYGRGCPWTCGHADGPHRYRPEEYPVAEEICARRLVLGQTFSSLGPPNDEAVMLRVAEVFHKVLVDERDALLSMARADTVTAGR; encoded by the coding sequence ATGCTAGCCGTACACGGAGGGACTCCGGTGCTGGCGCCGGGCGCCCTCGCGCCGTGGCCGCACGTCGTCGAGGAGGACCGCCGGGCCGTGCTGCGGGCGATGGACGAGGCCGTGCCGTGGCACTGGCCGATGACGGCGGTGCGGGAACTCGAGCAGGCGTGGGGCGAGGCCTGTGACATGCCGTACGTCGTCGCGGCGAACTCCGGCACCGCGGCGCTGCACATGGCCGTGGCGGCCGCCGGCGTGGGCCCCGGCGACGAGGTGCTGGTGCCGGCCGACACCTTCCTGGCGTCGGCCTCGTGTGTGCTGCAGGCCAACGCCATCCCCGTGTTCGTCGACACCGATCTCGCCACCTTCGCCATGGACCCGGCCCGGATCGAGGAGCGGATCACCGCACGGACCCGGGCGATCATCGCGGTCGACCTGAACGGTCTACCCGCCGACTACGACGCGCTGGCCGAGGTGGCCCGCCGGCACGGTCTCGTCCTCATCGAGGACGCCGCCCAGTCGCACGGTGCCACCTACCGGGGCCGGCCCGCCGGTGGCCTCGGTGATCTCAGCGGTTCCAGCCTGAACGGCTCGAAATGCCTGTCCGCTCTCGGCGAGGGCGGCCTGTTCGCCACCCGCGACGAGTACCAGTGGCGGCTGGCCCGCCGGGTGATGATGTTCGGGGAGGAACTGGACGGCCAGGGGCGTGACTACAACGCCCGGATGATGGGCTGGAACTACCGCATCGACGTTCTCGCCGCCGCGTTCGCCGGCTCGCAGCTGAGCCGGTTGGGGGAGATGACCCGGCAGCGGATCGCGAATGGCGCCGCTCTTACCGCCGCGCTCGACGGAGTGCCCGGCATCCGGCCGCCGGTGGTGCCGCCCGACCGTACCCATGTGTATTTCTTCTATCCGTTGCTGGTGCGCCCCGAGGACCTCGGTGCCGCCGACATCCCGGTGCCGGTGTTCCGCGACGCGGTCGAGCGCGCGGTTCGGGCCGAGGGCCTGGGCATCATGCGGTGGCAGCCGCAGCCTGTCCCGGCGCAGACCCTCTTCCAGGAGATGCGGGGGTACGGCCGGGGCTGCCCTTGGACGTGCGGGCACGCGGACGGTCCGCACCGGTACCGGCCGGAGGAGTACCCGGTCGCCGAGGAGATCTGCGCGCGGCGGCTGGTTCTCGGGCAGACGTTCAGCTCGCTCGGCCCGCCGAACGACGAGGCCGTCATGCTGCGGGTCGCCGAGGTCTTCCACAAGGTCCTGGTCGACGAGCGGGACGCCCTGCTGTCCATGGCCCGGGCCGACACGGTGACGGCCGGCCGATGA